DNA sequence from the Penicillium psychrofluorescens genome assembly, chromosome: 3 genome:
TCTAATTTGGGCACATTTCTCATATGCCATTTGTTTAATGCTTGACCAGAGTGAATACCTTTCTTGACCAGGCGAATCGAGAATTATTCTGTCCTCGCGGACTCTATTGTCTGATTGTGACATACAACCCTCTCCCACAGAAACAGCAAGAAGATATCAATACCACGATAGACGCATCATCTTCTAGTAGAGGGTCGACTGCATCACAGAGCAAATGGCCGCGAAAGGTCGCAAAAAACTTGCGCAATCCATTCTCAGTCTCTACCGAAGGGGAGCAGAATTTGCCATCAGAAGTTGCACCCCTAATATtttcggaggaagacgaggacgtccgcatgaaaaaaaaagacaagcCTTGGAACAAGTTGAACGAATACTTCGATAAACGCGCCCGGGCAAGATATGTAAGTCGCCCTTAACCTCTCAATAAGAAAGCTTCtaataaaaaaaatcctAACAGGCTGCTGAAAGTAATCATGACACCCTATCTGCAGCCCCAGAATCCAGATTCAAAAATCGGTTCCTCGATCCTAACCATCCAGCCAATAATGGAGGTCTTCTTGGTTTAGTATCGGGGGGGCACCTTACACGGGACCCAAAAAAGGGAATAGAAGATACTAAAAGTATGCTCCAACAGCAGGAAGCTTTTCTTCAGGAGCAACAGAATTACCAGCTAGAGCTACTCCATAGCCAGTTCCAAGCCATGGGCTACTCAGACCTACAGGCGCGCGAGACCATTGCACTCTACGAGCAACAGTTCCAGCTACAGCGAGAACAGTTGCAGACCCAAATTCAAGGGGCAGATATTATGCCTAGAAAGATATTGAAAAATGTTCTTTATCTCATGGTTGTAAACCTGCCAAATAAGGAGGAACTCGCAGCTGCTAAAATGGCGATGATGCCAGACGAGGAACATGATGGCAATCGAAGAAATCTAGTGGCCATGGTCAATGTACAATAATTGATTTCATTTAGCTGCATCTCAGCCTAGGGTTGCTGAATTTTACTACCCCTAGAGGAGGCCTACCCTAGAAGACTTTACAAATGATGTTCTTTGTTAGATGGCCCTGACAGGAGAATATGTCCCGACAATTTCCAACATCAAACCAATGATAAGTAGCAGCCGTACCGTTGAACATGGTCAACACCACGGCCATTTGCGGGCGGCGATTTCGCTTAATTAGTTAGAAACTTCAACTGGGGGAGgaataaataataataataagaaGTTATACTATAGCTTCACTTTCGTTTCCTACTTTAGACTCTCCAGATCATCATAGTCAAACACGCTCACGCGGCTGCTGTGGAGCTCTTGATTGGAAAGCAGCACAGCGTAGCATTTAGCAAAGTCAGTGGCCTTCATTGCGCCGGTTTTAGCTGCCGACTCGTCGACTTCGACACGCAGCGCTAGGTAGACTTCATTGAAACGGACGTTGGTCTTGTACTTGTCGCGACACGCCACATTGGCCAAGGAGAACAATGCACCCTGGGTGAGAGCGGGCGGGGCACGGGCCCCTAGATCTCCTTGAGAGCCTATGCAGAGAGTCCAGCTACTGCGCGGGTCGTTCTGATGGAGTAGGTACGGAATCGTTGCACGGTATGCCCCTAACTGTTGTTAGCCAACATCCTACCAATACGTGCCGGAGAACTTACAGAAGTTCGATTCGAAGTTGACAGTCCTGATCTGACGCAATCCCTCCATAATGATATCCTGTAACGGCGTGGCCGCATACCCTCCACCGGCTGTG
Encoded proteins:
- a CDS encoding uncharacterized protein (ID:PFLUO_005795-T1.cds;~source:funannotate), with protein sequence MSMSKIEAPLKWYTAGGGYAATPLQDIIMEGLRQIRTVNFESNFWAYRATIPYLLHQNDPRSSWTLCIGSQGDLGARAPPALTQGALFSLANVACRDKYKTNVRFNEVYLALRVEVDESAAKTGAMKATDFAKCYAVLLSNQELHSSRVSVFDYDDLESLK